The bacterium DNA window TGCAGATGGCATCGCTGTATGCGGCCCTGGCCAACGGGGGGGTGTGGTGCCAGCCCCATCTGCTTTTAAAGGCCGAGGATTATGCGGGAAAAGTGCTGACTGGCGAGGTCATCAGCAAAAGGAGGCTGCCTCTTTCTGAAAACACTGTGTCGGTCATAAAACAGGCCCTGTACGGGGCGGTCAACGATCCCGGCCACACCGGCGGGGCCGCCCGGATAGAAGGGGTTAAGGTCTGCGGCAAGACCGGTACCGCCCAGAACCCCCACGGCAAGGACCATTCCTGGTTCGTGGGCTTTGCCCCCCAGGATGACCCGGCCATAGCGGTGGCGGTGCTGGTGGAGAACGCCGGGCATGGTTCGGAGGTCGCCGCTCCCATAGCCGGAAAGATCATGCGGAGATACCTGGAGATCAAGGGCCTGCTGCCTAAACCTGACCTGATAACGGCGGGGACACCATGAAGATAAAGACACTCGGATCCCGCGATTTTGATCTGCAGCTGGTGGCGGCGGCCCTGTCGCTGTGCGCCATCGGCATCGTGGCCATATACAGCGCCACCCAGATCGACCAGCCCCAGCTGGCGGGGCTGTGGCAAAAGCAGCTTTTCTCTCTGGGCCTGGGCCTGCTGCTGATGGCTGTGACCATCGCCGTTCCCTTCCGCTATTTTGAGGCCTTTGCCTGGCCGCTGTACATAGTTTCGATGATACTCTTGGTGGCGGTGCTGTTCGCCCCCCCGGTGATGAAGGCCCACCGCTGGATAAATTTTGGATTTGTCAGGTTCCAGCCCTCGGAGCTGGCCAAGCTGGCCACGGTCTTCGTGCTGGCCAAGGTGCTTTCGGCCCACGATTTTTCCCTGG harbors:
- a CDS encoding penicillin-binding transpeptidase domain-containing protein; this encodes QMASLYAALANGGVWCQPHLLLKAEDYAGKVLTGEVISKRRLPLSENTVSVIKQALYGAVNDPGHTGGAARIEGVKVCGKTGTAQNPHGKDHSWFVGFAPQDDPAIAVAVLVENAGHGSEVAAPIAGKIMRRYLEIKGLLPKPDLITAGTP